From the genome of Oenanthe melanoleuca isolate GR-GAL-2019-014 chromosome 23, OMel1.0, whole genome shotgun sequence:
TGCCATGGGAACAGCACACtcccaaacccacagaaaaaaaaaaaaaattaaaaaataattaagcaaCTACTCCCAAAGccaccccagctccagccccatcccagctcccctggctgccGGGAAGCGCTAGGATGGGTGCCTTTGGCTCTGCGCTGGGTCATTAATGCAAGAGGTATTTTGTATCACActcttgcctttttctttttttttttttttttttttttttataaagcaaCAGAAATCAGCCCCTGCCAAAAGCGTGCAGGGTGTTACAGACCCGCGGAGCATCCCCGCAGCCATCACACCGCTCCCCTTCAGCCACGGAAGGCAAAAGCCACGGAAGGCAAAAGCCACGGAAGGCAAAAGCCACGGAAAGCAAAAGCCACGGAAGGCAAAAGCCACGGAAGGCAAAAGCCACGGAAGGCAAAAGCCACGCTGGCCCAGCACAGGTCACACCGCCCCCGCCTCGAAAAGGAGATTTACGGCCGGGGCCGCTCCCTCCCGGCTGCACTGCCAGCGGAGCCCTCGCCTTCACACACCGAGGAAGGAGAAAGAGCTGCAAACCAGCCAAGGGCCGAGCAGTGTCAGGAGCGATCGTCCCCAGCGCTGGACGTTGTGCTCTCTGGGGACAGAGGTGCCCCAGCAGCAAATCTGGAGACTTGCTGGCACCACGGGGGTGTCCCCGGGCATGAGAGACCCTCTCACAGCCACCGGCAGGGTTTGCTCCTCCTCAGGGCACATCTCCAGCACACAGCCTGTGGTAGTGGTACCCTCAATccattttccacattttatcCGTTTTTGCCCCAAACTAAGCTGTCCTGTAGCCGTGCACCAGCTGAGTGAGAGGTCACTTGGAGGTGGGGGATAACTGCAATTGCCCCTGGTCTCTCCAgcctccatcctctgctccaaGGGACCCCAGGGGTCCTTGTCAGCCTGCACATGCTGGTATTGGGGACAACCCCCCCATTTTCTTTGCTGGTGTTTTTGATGAAATCCCCCTTATGTTGGTAGGAATCTCCTGCAGTGGTCACTCCTCGGGAGGGATACCCTGGAGGGTGGCAACAGCTGGATATTTAGTCCAGACTGTTCCTGAGCAGGACAGAAAGTACCACCAAGCACTGCCCTtcacaggctgtgctgtgtgagatCTCCAGGGCTTCCAGGATTGTTCTACTTCACAGCCAAGCAGACAATGGAGGAATCCATCCAGGGTGTATATTTTTACATTCTAATTTCTGTTTCTAACCCAGCCTCATCCCTGCCCAGTTCATTCCCAGACACTATGAGGACAGCAAACATGGCATCCATCCCCTGAAAACAGCACTGCTAAAATCCCACTGTCTGAGAACAGTGTCCACAGGTGGAACTGAACGTGAGGGGTGCACAgatgctgctgtccctggagaAGGCACAGGGTTTCTCACCCTGCCAGATTAATTAATCAAGctgctttgcattttgaaataatcCCTGTGTGAGTCAGAAATGCCTCCCCTGGaggatgctgctgagctgggaaggaggatggggcaggaggacAATGCTGATGGCAGGCATATGGTCCAGGCAGGTTCCCCTGTGATCCAGCCATTTCCCACGGTTAGATGGAGCCTCAGCCAGAAAATGAAggggaaatattaaaataaactccCCCAGTAGCTTCTTGTGCAGCTCCTTGTGGCATTTTGGACTCCAATTTCTTGCTGCCAGTTCCCAAAGCATGGCCCAGGGCCTGGcatcagctctggctgcagctggtcAAGCCCAagtaaaaagttatttttggaCAAAAACAACCTTCTGGCACTtcccctgggatgctgctcccaggcagaCCCCGATGGTGACTTTTCCTTGTTGCTGTTTTTGCATTGAATCACTGCCTAAATAATGTTGAGATTAAGCAGCCAAATAAATAGCTGAGCTTGGGCTGGTGTCACTCCCAGAGAACCCTTTGGGGTGCAACTGGCCCCCAACCACAGCTGTCAGTCCCATCGCTGCTCCCTCCACTGGGGGAAGCTGTACCCAAGCTCTCTGGGAGGACTGGCATTGGAAACAGAGACAGCTTTTCCCTGCAAAGCAGAAcctcccccttcccccaaaaCAATGTGGGGGAATTGCATTTTAGGACAAGAGGGGGCTGGCGTAGAAAAGGCAATTTCCCAGTGATTTTGCTGGGATGTTCTAATCTGGAGAAGGATGCTGCTCCCGAAGTTTGCAAGGTCTGACACTCTGTGTTCACTTCACACCagagaggaagaagcagaaacagGAATAAATCCCCCTCCCAAACATTTCATATAGATAAAAGAGATATCAGCCATACCAAAAGTCCCTGGTTTTGGGAAGGCAAAAGGCAAAGATCCCATCTAGGCTGCCACAGCCTCCTGAGttgctggagagcagagctgtctgcaTCCGATTGTTCCAATCCATCCTTCCACAGCCCCTGGCATCCcagggctcctccagcctgagacagagctggagggagTAAGAAGAGATGGGATGGACCCCCAGCTCCCTTTGCTCCAGGAATCCACCCCAGTGCTGAGGCTGCCTCTGGCCTCATCCCATTCAGCTCTGGTGCTGCATCCAACAGGCACCAAGGACCAGAGCAGCACCGAACAGGACCTCGCCAAACCAACACTCCCTCACCTCTCTTCCCCTTCACATCCTTCCTCCCACCACCTGCATCCTTCATCCCAccaaaaaccagcacaaacaAACCCAGATCCACAGAGAGGCTCTCGGAATTGCTTCACTCCAggtgggcagcagcaccacctTGCTCACTGCCTGCAACTCCCTGGGCACCTTTTACATACCTTCTCtccataaaaatcccaaaccttGTGCTTATCACCTCATCCTGTGAATGTTGAGCAGCTGGTTATGGAGCATCCCCTTCTCCAATGGAGCCTGGGTGGGGCACAAGGTCTCAGAGACCCTCTGGATTGCCTGCCGCAGGTGCTGCCCCTCCCAAGCATCCCACAGGCAATAGGAGGAGGCAAGGCAGGACCACATGGCATCCAGATAATATTTAATAGCCCCACGGGGCCTACGTGCTCTGGCCAAGCAAATTTTCTGGTGGGTTGAGGCTGGACAAGGGGACACCACCTCCAAAGCATCTCCCCACCCCAACCCTGCCGGAATAAAGTGCTACAGGGGCTGGTGGGGCTTCACCtgcccccatgtccccatcccacaATTTGTGTGGGGTCTCAAAGTGAGGACTCCTCTGAAAAAGCCACCAGGAGAAGGGCTTGTAAGGCCAAGGGCATCTGCTGGGAAGGACATCCCACCCTCGACGAGTCCTCCCTCAGGAGCGGAGGGTCGTGACCTTCCTCTTGGCATTGGCTTAAAAATGCTGCCCCCAACCCCTATCTGGATGTGGGGTTTTGGTGTGGCTGGTGGGGGCCAGGACGAGGGACTGGATGTTAGAGTCCCCAAAGTGCAGGGGCCATCAGACCCGCGTGCCCCGCTCCACGCCCAGCACCCAGGAGCTGGCTCGGGGCTCGCCCCGCCCTGGGGGCTcgctgggctccagcagccgGTCCGAGGACTCGCCAGCGCTTTCCAGTTTGGCGTAGCCCACGAGGCTGACACGGTCCAGCCGAGGCCAGCTCCGGTTCTTACGCTCCTTGAtgggggccagcagcagcacccctggcTGGCCAAGGTCCAGGGATTTGGAGTGTCCCGGGGTGTGGAGGTGCACATCGGGGCTgagctccaccagcagctccgCGCCAGGACAGCTGTCCTCCATGCTGATGACAACGTGGCCACCatccccgtccccgtccccgtccccatccccgtccccgCCAGCGCCATCCCGGCCGCAGGGCGCggtgctgtccccagtggaagGAGCAGCCCGGGAGGGCTGTGGTGCTGCGGGGGGATGCTCAGCAgggcccctccctgcccccctGGCAGCCCCGTCCAGCAGGCAGTTGTTGAGCTTGATgatgggcagtgccagggcgCCCACGGCCGAGGACAGGAGGGACTCGGCGCCAGCGGGGCACGGGAGGCTCCAGTTGGCCTCGGTGGAGCGGAGGCTGTGCACAGAGGCCGCAGGGGAGGCTGCCGGGTGCTGCAGGAACTGGGCCATGGCCTGGAGCCGGTTGGGGCCGTAGCAGTCAGACCACTTGCTgctggggccggggcagggctggcaggacagGTCCACCTGGTAACAGCCCTCCACGCACTCGGCATTGGCCTTGGCGAAGGACTGGCTGTCCCCACgctggcagtgcccatcctCAGGGCTGGGCCCCTCAGGCAGCCCCACTGGCAGGCCATAGAGCCCCTTCTGCATCAGCTGCCGGGTCTCCATGTCCCTGTTCTCGTACAGCATCGTGTTGGCACAGATGAAGATGAAGAGCCCAATGCCCATGATGACGGGGCCGATCAGCTTCAGCTTCTCGCTGTGGGGCAAGTGGTGCCCGGCTGCCACCTCCCTCCTCACGTCCCCCGCCACGCTGGCGTTCCCCGCGCTGGCCCCGGAGCCCCCGTGCCCACGGTGAGGCCAGTAGCCCACCACGGCAATGGTGGTGCCCACCAGGACCACGGAGATGCCCACCAGGACGAAGGCTCCGGCCGGCGAGCGCATGcggagctgcccctgcagcgGGGGCTCGGTCGGGGGCGGGCGCCGCAGGCGGCCCCGGCGCCGCGGGGGGACGGGCGGCAGCGGCGCCCTGGGCCCCCCCTGCTCCGGGTCCCGCACGGGCCCCTTGCACTCGGCGCTCTCCGCAGTCATCCTCTCTGGCTCGGCCGCAATTCCTGCACggtgggagaagaaaaaggtgagAGGCATGGCTGGGGTCTTTGCCCAGGATGCCGGGGATGGGCACcacggggacactgggagcacgGGGATGACAGGAGCACAAGGACACCGAGCCCACAGGTtaccccaggcagggacagctttgctctgccccgctgctccctccttcctcaCGTCACTTCTCTCCCCACTCAGGAGCGAAGGGCTGACgagtcccttccaaccacaCTCCCAAAGGCCCCAACTCATCCCTCTAaagccctgagctgtgcaggaagTGAGGACAGGtgggaccctgctgtgccatACCCAGCGCACAGCCATCGCTGGCACTGCAGCCTAAGGAACTTGCCCTGGCTCACCCAGTTCTGCGACACCGGAGAAGGTGCCACCCCCCAGTCTGCACAACAGCAGTGAGGGAAGGGGCTATTTAGTCATctgctggggaaactgaggcacctGGAAACCCAAATGAAAGGTCTGACACAGCTGCATCACTCAGAACCCTGTGAGTGACGATCCGAGCAGGACctgaaaacccaaaccaacatcAAGCCACTCATCAGACGGCAGGACCCACCAATCCATGGAGAATTTCAGCTAAAATAGGtgtttttcccaattttctgctgttttctatttctctgaTCTATTCAGTGCATCCTCAGGATCCtacccacacacacaccaacATAAACTGCACATCTAGGGATTTACAGTAATTTACAGTGCATGATATGTTATTTTAACCAGAACTTTATTTCCTAGGTGAGCAATAAAGATGTGGAAGATGCCCAAAACAGCAGGTGACCAGCCTGGCAGAAGCATCCGCTGGGCTGGCACCACTGTGCCTGGGATAAGTGGAACCCCAGGGAACTAAAACAGGCCTTGAACAAGTCCCAGAccaaaaacatcttttaaaagatACGAACAGGCTGATGCTGACAGGAGTCCGTGTGCTCGCAGCGCGGGGCTGcgtgccctgctgcagctggcagcggggctggggcaggacgAGGTGCCCGTGCACCCTTCTGtgccccccagcactgccagcagggcaatgctgcccagcccttcccaaaggAACACCCAAagggggtgggagcagggagagctgcagggatgccaAGAGATGCTGTGGGAGGAGGCTTGTCACCCACCACATCTTAAACTGTCAAGAAAAGCATTTGgacatcacagaatcacagaaactAAACCCAAggagagccctgcaggtggAGTGGGGTGACCACTCCAATTCTACTCCCCAAGATGAATGAAGTGCTGGGAGCCAGTGACCAGCAtccaaacagcagaaaaataccacttttttttccccagttaatCATCTTAAGGTGTTATTAGCATCAGAGGGAAGGACTTAAAGATATGAGTTCCAGGATGGCAGCTTGTTCCTGGCACAAGGCTGTCAAGCTGTGACAACTCAAGTAAGGGagatttaaagggaaaaaacaaaataaagtcCCAAATAAACCAGACCAAAGCCCAGGCCACTGCTAAGTGGGATGTTAAggctttctgaaaaataagttGATAATCCCACATGGCAAAGGGAGAAACATAATTAACGCAAAGTAATGTTCATCCTGAAAAATGaggctttaaatattttggtattAAAGGGAAACAACTGGACCCTTGAACACATCCCAAAGACCACAGGGTTTTTGCCTCCAAATGCCCTGATTTAGACTATGTCTAAATTTTCTCTAATTGCCATCTGAGCTTCAAGATCTCTTAATTTTTATAGCAAACCCTTTAAATGCCTTGCTGGCTACTTAGGGATTAAAAATGGCCCCATACACTGCAGGATAAAGCTCTTGGAGAGTGACTGGGGTAACATGACTCCCACAACTCATGACTCCAAACTCACACTGAACACACACCAAGCGCCCTCTGTTTTATTCTGGAGCCCTGTCTCTTTAACCCCAGCTCCTCCAACCTAACTCACCCTGTGGAATCAAGACCAGCATCCACAGGGaccaggagcatccctggtgtccccacCTCTGGTGACAAGGAGCACCCCATAGGGACAACAAGCTGGGGTCCTGCCTGTGAGGACCAGGCACATCCCGTGGATCCCATCCAGGGCAATGCTCTGGGTCCAGGTTATTTCACTTGGGCTGCACCAGGCTGTTCTTGCCACACTTCTGCACTGGATACAGTCTGGGGGTCATCCCAGGCTGCTTGGGATGGGTGCAGTAGGGTGAGAGGTGTCCACTCATGTCCAGACCACGCTGGGGCTGAAACAATCCCTTTCCAcctcccttccttttccctaaacacagggatggaggtgctggcaggagggacaggcagatGCCACCAatctggctgcaggcagggaatcccctctgtgtccccGGCCACTATTCCTGCCCAGAGTGCCTGTCCCATATCTCCCCACTGCCATATTCTGAATTTGGAGCATTCCCTTCTCATTGCTGGGGCTGGTTGTTCCCAGAGTTCaaaccattatttttattaatagaaTCCCCAAGGTTATATAACCCTTCTGGAAAAaagaactagaaaaaaaatacaaaacccagTGCTGCCATCCCCTCCTGCACCCCGCAGCCGCCGACACCCCCACGAATGGATTAATCCATTCCAAAATTCCATCAGTTCCCACGTTAGAGCAGTGGGGTCAGACACAGGGCAGGAATGGACGGctcctggggtgctgctggggcacagggacagcccggTCCCGTGCTTGGGACAGCCAGTGGCTTGGCTCTCCTGGCCACCTCTGGCCAGCTCCGAGGCATTCGTGGCTCACCAGGACCATGTCTGAGGTTTCGATTCTGGTGGGAAGGAATGACAGTATGGAATGACAGAATGGAACTGTAAATGTCATTCTGGAGTGGGATGAGCGCTGCTCTGCTGCCGGGTTAAGCTCCCAATCCCCGCAATAAGCTTGACattaaaataaacccaaatatttCTCTAATCCCCCCCATCACGAAGGCACATTGCTGGCTCCACCCTCCCACCTCAATCCTCTCCTGCCGCCTTCGCAGACTGATGATCCTAAAATTTGACACTAAATCCCAATGcatctgacagcagcagagctgggtggagGTAAAGCAGAACTGTGAATCTCAcatcccctgggtgtccctggaatgctctgcccctgccatgACCACACTGCCAGCTTGAATCTGCAGCATCAAAGGCTATCCAAAAGCAGAAATGGCCTCCAAACCTCCCTCTGGATGAGGGGCTGTACTGGTGTCTGGAAGTGCCTCTCCAGTCTTGTGCCACAGGAGGTGCCACCCAGCTCAGTGATGGGCTGGAGATagtgcaggcagctctgagggCCTTCCCCTGCAGGTTTCACCCTTTTGCCTGCTATCCTTCCAGGagcttttaattttccttggCTCACACCTGGAAAGGGCTTCACTACAGGACAGGGTCTTCTacacagaaggaaattaaaaccCAGCATCTCCCTAGGGAGAGTGTTGCCCTTGCTGCCAtgccccatcccaggctgcaCTGCCCAACCGGGGCTTGATCCCATTCTGCACCCAGGATCCCACCTGGATGCAGGATCCCAtcctgtgggtgctgtgcagggcatcAGCCgggagctggcacaggagtAGCCCAGATATCATGAGCACACAAGAAATGCCTAACAAACAGAATAcacctctgttttccttttcttttcctaaagtACTGTGACTTTAAAGATGCTCTCCTGATTTTGGGAATAAACTGGTTTTTCAATTTGCTGCTGAATCAGCCAGCAAAGCCTGCAGTGTGTCCAAAGGCCATAGTGATGGGTGAGACCCCAaaccagcaggcacagcccagccccctCTGCCTCATCCaagccctggggagcctgtgaCATCCAAACCTGCAGTAGCTGAGCTACCCTAAATCCCTCTCTGCAAAGAAAGGGGACCCAGGCATCCAAGACCTTCTGGGTATGAGGCTGTGTcgagctgctggagcccccccagctctcccacccACCGGGAAGGTACAGAGAATGGGAATGACAGCCTGCGCTGAGATGTGATGCTTAAAAATAACTCCTTTTCAGCCCAGCCTCCAGTGCCGCCCCCAGCACGGGGCAGGAGGGGACCACAGGAGCAGTACCTAGGcaccagctccttccccaccccacctcccatcctggctgcaggagacCGAGGGCAAGGCCAGCAGGGGAACAGCAGTGATCCCAGTGCATCCCTCGTGCTGGATACCTGGGGTGGTCTGAGCCCTCATATCCCCACCCGTGCACTGCTCCTTTCCTAGTTTTCTGAGTTCACTTCAAGTTCCCTCCTTGGCTACACATAAAGGTTTCCAGAGAGAGGGAACACAAGAAAAATCTGCCAGACATTTCCAGGGGTCTCCCAGGTGGAGCAAACCCTGGCATCACCCCAGCACCCACTGGCAGCTCCCAGTCCTCCCCCAGCCTCATTCCCAAGGAATAAAACCTCCCTGTGTGAAACTGACACAGGCATGTTCCCAATGCAGTGACAAAATCCATGGCTCCAGCTTCAGCTGGGAACGCCCATAAATCAACCATAATTAATTAAGTTCCCTCACAGAAACTTCCACAAGCTCAGTAACGCTAATCACCACAGCATGGGAAGGATTATCCCCTTCCCAGCAGGTCCTGGACTGGGAGTCTCGTTGGGATTGTGACAGATTTCCCCtaggctgcagcacagaagaCCCCAGGAGTGACAACCCAAAGTTCAGAAGTGCCCTTTATTCCCTTCTCCCCAGCAGTGCACACCTCGGTTTTTGCAGGGGAAGGATCAGATGGAGGAGGGGTTAACACAAAACCACCTCCACCAAGGTCCTATCACGAGGGGCATCACCACCACACCTGGCCCAGGTGTGAAGAAGCACCATGCCAGCTTCTCATCATCAGGTCGCACATCCCAGGCAGCAGTCAGGAGCCACCAAGGCCACTACTGTCACTTGGAATATGGTCCAGGGAAAGATGGtgctggggatttggggacacatGGGCCTCTCCCTTTGCTTTCCATCCTGTGCCTGAGGCGAGAGGATCCTGATGGGCAAATGGGACACGAGAAATGAAAaccaccagtgccaccagtaGTTCCAGCTCCATTCACCTTGACTTCCCCAAACTCCTCCCTGCTCCTAAAAAACGGGGCCATGCTCTAAACCTCTCTACCCCTCAGGCAAAAGAAAGTGTGTGGAAACATCCCACTGATTACTAATTATCAGAGCTTGCCCTACCCAGATTTGCTCTGCTAATTAGACTAATCTCCACGGCTGGGAAATGAGCCACAGTCACCCATGGTGAGAAGCTCATGCAGCTTGGATGATGCTGAACTCTGATATGTCAGACCCCTGCGATGGGATCGGGATTGTCACTCCCGGCTGCTTCTGACTTGCCATTGTTTAAGGAGACAATGAAAATCCGCAAATTTGGCAAATTTTCTCCCCCAAGCCAATGCCGAAATCAGGACATCTGATTGCTCAACTTTTTTGATAGGAACCAGatgcaaataattaataaatcCAAATTCAAGATAATGCAGACATCTAAATTTAAATGGAGAGCAGATCTCAAACGGCAGCTCTTTGCTCActtggaggaggggaggagtgAGGGGCTCAGGGAGATTTCCTGGGAGAATTCCTGCCTCTGGGAAGTGGTGTGGGGTGGCAGGGCACCCAAGAAAGCAGGCTGCTGACAAGCACCTTGTAAATCCTCGTGGccaagagaaaaggaaggggagtaaaagaaaaatccataGGTTGGGATATCCAGGGAATTAGGACCAAACACTCTGAATTTGGCACCTTCCCTGCAACTCCTTTGAAAAATCCCTGCCAGcatggagggaggggaagggagggagagatgcAGTCCAGGGGCTGCCTCCCTGCTACCAGGCATGGCCCAAGTTATCCAGGGGGTACAGACACACAGATCCCATCTCCTGCTCCACAGGCCCACATCCCATTCGGCCTGCAAGCAAGGAAGTTCCCAGCTGTATTCCCAGCTGGCATCACTCTTACCTCCAGCTTTTTAACCCCCATCTCGCCTGCTCCTTACCCTGCAAGACACATCTCACTGATTTCATGAGCAAGGATCCAAAACCACCCAGGGCTGAAACAGAGCCATGGGTCTGGCTGCGCTCACTGACCCCTCCATGCCACAAAGCTGAGCCCCTTGTGCACACAGGTCCTCCTGATCCCAAACTTCAGGATCTACTGGGATAATTTTCACCCACTTGTCTGTCGAGCGTCTACATCAAACCCTGCACAGAGACGAGCTGCGGGGCTACTCCTTGCCCCAATCCTCTGCCAGGAGCCTCGGGAATTGCAAAAAAGAGCTGGGATTGGGCAGTTCTGCCCAGCTCCCCGGTTTTGGCCGTGTGAAGATGTGTGTGCCTCTGTGCAGGCTTGCACAGGagtgtgtgtgcacatctgtgcacagctgggtgtgcatgtgagtgtgtgtgtgtggtgtgtgtgcctgtgcgTGCCCAGGTGCCCCTGCGTGTGCTCGGTGTCTGTGGAAACAGATTTTGTCTGTGGGTACACCGTGTCCATGTGTGCCTGATGCCACTCAGTGCACAGTGCTTGTGGGTGCCCAGGGTCCATGGGTGCCCGTGGGTGCCTGAAGTCCGTCCACCCGTGCCCGGGGGTGCTCAGTGCCTGCCCGGGGGTGCTCAGTGTCTGCCCGGGGGTGCTCAGTGTCTGTCCACGGGTACCCGGGGGTGCCCAGTATCTGTGCATGGGTGCCCGTGGGTGCTCAGTGCCTGCCCGGGGGTGCCCAATGTCAATCCATGGGTGCCCGGGGGTGCCCAGAGTCTGTCCATGGGTGCCCAGAGTCTGTCCATGGGTGCCCGGGGGTGCTCCGTGCCCGCCCGGGGGTGCTCCGTGCCCGGCGCGCATCC
Proteins encoded in this window:
- the TMEM200B gene encoding transmembrane protein 200B produces the protein MTAESAECKGPVRDPEQGGPRAPLPPVPPRRRGRLRRPPPTEPPLQGQLRMRSPAGAFVLVGISVVLVGTTIAVVGYWPHRGHGGSGASAGNASVAGDVRREVAAGHHLPHSEKLKLIGPVIMGIGLFIFICANTMLYENRDMETRQLMQKGLYGLPVGLPEGPSPEDGHCQRGDSQSFAKANAECVEGCYQVDLSCQPCPGPSSKWSDCYGPNRLQAMAQFLQHPAASPAASVHSLRSTEANWSLPCPAGAESLLSSAVGALALPIIKLNNCLLDGAARGAGRGPAEHPPAAPQPSRAAPSTGDSTAPCGRDGAGGDGDGDGDGDGDGGHVVISMEDSCPGAELLVELSPDVHLHTPGHSKSLDLGQPGVLLLAPIKERKNRSWPRLDRVSLVGYAKLESAGESSDRLLEPSEPPGRGEPRASSWVLGVERGTRV